The following DNA comes from Methanothermus fervidus DSM 2088.
ATAGCACGTTATAATCTTAAAGCAATACTTGAAAATATAGAAATAGCAAGGAAGAAAAAGATACCTATTTGTCAAGATACCGGATTACCTATAGTTTATGTCAAATTAGGTAATGTTGAAGTTGAAAATCTTTATGAAAGTATAAGAAATGGTGTTAAAAAAGCGACAAAAGAAATTCCATTAAGGCCAAATGTAGTAAATCCTTTCACAAGGAAAAATACAGGGACTAATGTTGGATATAGAATTCCAGAGATAGAATTAGAATTAATTGATGAAGATTATTTAGAAATCACAGTTTTACCAAAAGGCTTTGGATCTGAGAATAATAGTGCATTAAAAATGCTTTCACCAAATGAACAAGATAAAATAAAGGATTTTGTTTTAGAAACTGTTATTTCTGCAAATGGAAAACCTTGTCCGCCAATTATAGTAGGAGTTGGAATAGGAGGATCAGCAGATTATGCCATGAAACTTGCCAAAAAATCACTTTTACGAAGAATTGGTGAAAAACATGAAGATAACGTTGTTAAAAAAATGGAAGAAGAATTATTAAATATAATAAATAAAACAGGGATCGGACCAATGGGGCTTGGAGGCAATACAACTGCATTAGATGTCAAGATAGAATATGCTGACACTCATACAGCCGGTTTACCAGTTGGTGTTTGTATCCAATGTTGGGCTGCAAGACATGCAACTGCTATTATAGATTAAGCACTTTCTTCTCTCTCTGCTCTTTTTCCGCGCACCATAAACACAGTTCTGTGACCTATACTTACAGCTTGATCTGCAATCCTCTCCAAATATCTTGCTATTAATATTAACCTTAACAGACAATATATTGATTCTTTATTTTTAACTTTACTTATACTCTCTGCAATATGTTCTAATGATTTATCAAATAAATCATCTACTTTGTCGTCATCTTTGTCTAATTCCTCAGCCATTTCAGAATTTTGATCTAAAAATGAGTAAATAGCTTTAGATAACATCATTTCAGTGTAATCAGCCATATGTAATATGTCTTCTCTTATTTTTTTTGGTATTTTCTTTTCCTTTCCTTTCATTTCTGCTACTGCCTCTGCAATATCTGCTGATAAATAACCCACTCTTTTTAAATGGGTTCCTATTTTTATACAAGATTCTATAAAACGTAAATCACTTGCTAACGGTTGTTCAGTAGCTATCAAATTTA
Coding sequences within:
- a CDS encoding phosphate uptake regulator, PhoU (COGs: COG0704 Phosphate uptake regulator~InterPro IPR008170~KEGG: mth:MTH1734 phosphate transport system regulator~PFAM: PhoU family protein~SPTR: O27767 Phosphate transport system protein phoU homolog~TIGRFAM: phosphate transport system regulatory protein PhoU~PFAM: PhoU domain~TIGRFAM: phosphate transport system regulatory protein PhoU), which translates into the protein MAEKKYPRISFREKIKDIKNNVEKASQKTLDIYRNAIKVLQGKNEKTAEKIIESSERMDDILYGVEKACINLIATEQPLASDLRFIESCIKIGTHLKRVGYLSADIAEAVAEMKGKEKKIPKKIREDILHMADYTEMMLSKAIYSFLDQNSEMAEELDKDDDKVDDLFDKSLEHIAESISKVKNKESIYCLLRLILIARYLERIADQAVSIGHRTVFMVRGKRAEREESA
- a CDS encoding fumarase alpha subunit (COGs: COG1951 Tartrate dehydratase alpha subunit/Fumarate hydratase class I N-terminal domain~InterPro IPR004646~KEGG: mth:MTH1735 fumarate hydratase~PFAM: Fe-S type hydro-lyase tartrate/fumarate alpha region~PRIAM: Fumarate hydratase~SPTR: O27768 Fumarate hydratase, class I~TIGRFAM: hydro-lyase, Fe-S type, tartrate/fumarate subfamily, alpha subunit~PFAM: Fumarate hydratase (Fumerase)~TIGRFAM: hydro-lyases, Fe-S type, tartrate/fumarate subfamily, alpha region), which gives rise to MKMISQKTIEETVVKLFKKAVTTLPEDVVSALKRAYENENNKIARYNLKAILENIEIARKKKIPICQDTGLPIVYVKLGNVEVENLYESIRNGVKKATKEIPLRPNVVNPFTRKNTGTNVGYRIPEIELELIDEDYLEITVLPKGFGSENNSALKMLSPNEQDKIKDFVLETVISANGKPCPPIIVGVGIGGSADYAMKLAKKSLLRRIGEKHEDNVVKKMEEELLNIINKTGIGPMGLGGNTTALDVKIEYADTHTAGLPVGVCIQCWAARHATAIID